The following coding sequences are from one Pseudodesulfovibrio sp. S3 window:
- a CDS encoding DUF116 domain-containing protein — translation MQVGSALEQPRSIRTARKRLFVGLISFSCLIICLFLALLWVVPFIGLDTIHPAAKWVLGGVILILIGFVCVAYWGLFLNIITKKPLPGAKRFRGLTIKLFLPLMVLLGRVLGIDKQHIKLSFITVNNELVLAEAGRYAPKDILLLMPHCLQNSKCDRRLTYDINNCKRCGKCPMAGLLDLHDRYGVNLAIATGGTIARRIVVQLRPRLIIAVACYRDLSSGIQDTYPLPVYGVLNQRPNGPCLDTTVNLGEVETMLHRFIDTDKARDGRTISTGEAAQA, via the coding sequence ATGCAAGTAGGAAGTGCCTTGGAACAGCCCAGGTCCATACGCACAGCGCGCAAACGCCTCTTTGTCGGCCTGATCAGCTTTTCATGCCTGATCATCTGCCTGTTCCTGGCCCTGCTATGGGTGGTCCCGTTCATTGGGCTGGACACCATCCACCCGGCGGCAAAATGGGTGCTGGGCGGCGTGATCCTCATCCTGATAGGGTTCGTCTGCGTTGCCTATTGGGGCCTTTTCCTGAATATCATCACCAAGAAGCCACTGCCCGGAGCCAAGCGTTTCCGGGGCCTGACCATCAAGCTCTTCCTGCCGCTCATGGTCCTGCTCGGTCGCGTGCTCGGCATCGATAAGCAGCACATCAAACTTTCCTTCATCACAGTCAATAACGAACTGGTTCTGGCCGAAGCCGGACGGTATGCGCCCAAGGACATCCTGCTGCTCATGCCGCACTGTCTGCAAAATTCCAAATGCGACCGGCGCCTTACCTATGACATCAACAACTGCAAGCGGTGCGGCAAATGCCCCATGGCCGGACTGCTCGACCTGCACGACAGGTACGGCGTCAATCTGGCCATAGCCACGGGCGGCACCATCGCCCGCCGCATCGTGGTCCAGCTCAGGCCCCGGCTGATCATCGCCGTGGCCTGTTACCGCGACCTTTCCAGCGGCATCCAGGACACCTATCCCCTGCCTGTTTACGGGGTACTCAACCAGCGGCCCAATGGTCCCTGTCTTGATACCACCGTGAATCTCGGCGAGGTGGAGACGATGCTGCATCGGTTCATCGACACGGACAAGGCCAGGGACGGACGGACCATCTCCACAGGAGAGGCTGCGCAGGCCTGA
- the fmt gene encoding methionyl-tRNA formyltransferase, which produces MEVKATSTNTPEAWGAVKLKPLRTVFMGTPDFAAEALSILLKFDAAELVGIYTQPDRPCGRGQQCKPSPVKVVALENDIPVFQPVNFKDRADIDQLARLKPDVLVVAAYGLILPQSVLDIPVLHPLNIHASLLPQWRGAAPIQRAIENGDVVTGISIMKMEAGLDTGPVMVQRALRIGHNDHAGTIHDELAKLGGICICEALARLQTGAYDLKPQDNTIATYAKKLEKKEGGIDWNRPAKAIHNQIRAMYPWPGAFFDWTNPEGKTIRLNVSPGMVSEESAPKVAPGTILGEMDGHLGIVTADKIYLTPEVKPQGKKAMDATAFSCGYMKECK; this is translated from the coding sequence ATGGAAGTAAAGGCCACCAGCACAAACACTCCCGAGGCCTGGGGCGCAGTGAAACTGAAACCCCTGCGCACCGTGTTCATGGGCACCCCTGACTTCGCGGCCGAGGCGCTCAGTATCCTGCTCAAGTTCGATGCCGCCGAACTCGTCGGCATATACACCCAGCCCGACCGCCCGTGCGGACGCGGACAGCAGTGCAAGCCCTCACCCGTCAAGGTGGTGGCCCTGGAAAACGATATCCCGGTATTCCAGCCCGTGAATTTCAAGGACCGGGCGGACATCGACCAACTGGCCCGACTCAAGCCGGACGTGCTGGTGGTGGCGGCCTACGGCCTGATCCTGCCGCAGAGCGTGCTCGATATCCCCGTCCTGCACCCGCTGAACATCCACGCCTCCCTGCTGCCCCAATGGCGCGGTGCGGCCCCGATCCAGCGGGCCATCGAGAACGGCGACGTGGTCACCGGCATTTCCATCATGAAGATGGAAGCGGGCCTGGACACCGGTCCGGTCATGGTGCAGCGCGCCCTGCGCATCGGCCACAACGACCACGCGGGCACCATCCACGACGAACTGGCCAAGCTCGGCGGCATCTGCATCTGCGAGGCCCTGGCCCGGCTGCAAACAGGGGCTTACGACCTCAAACCGCAAGACAATACGATCGCCACCTACGCAAAAAAACTGGAAAAAAAAGAAGGCGGGATCGACTGGAACCGCCCCGCCAAGGCCATCCACAACCAGATACGAGCCATGTATCCCTGGCCCGGCGCGTTTTTCGACTGGACCAATCCGGAAGGCAAGACCATCCGATTGAACGTCTCCCCCGGCATGGTCTCGGAGGAGTCGGCCCCCAAGGTCGCTCCCGGCACCATCCTCGGCGAGATGGACGGCCACCTCGGCATCGTCACCGCCGACAAGATATACCTGACCCCGGAAGTAAAGCCCCAGGGGAAAAAAGCCATGGATGCCACGGCTTTCAGCTGCGGATACATGAAGGAATGCAAGTAG